From one Rhineura floridana isolate rRhiFlo1 chromosome 4, rRhiFlo1.hap2, whole genome shotgun sequence genomic stretch:
- the MFSD4B gene encoding sodium-dependent glucose transporter 1 isoform X1 translates to MAGAAERKKQVRFARLEEEEGGRNDEEKELVVMAAPSKQPLPNSARLVFQPVVMVADGSRGRRSRAGGGAGVGQREAAAVAAPRRVLKWCISAALCAAFLGLGMAIAVLGPTFQDLAANVNRNVSQISYIFVGRSLGYFGGSLIGGILFDCMNAQLLLGLSMLGTAMGLYVIPWCKQALLLTSMMSVIGFAMGVLDTGGNVLTLDTWETEASPHMQALHFSFALGAFAAPILAKMALGSSTIGLQVQLGSSGDNQSTVNYLPADTSVLKLHLNLNFLLSYVLIGSYLLLVALFFLLLYSKSSPVRDKTKLSTQKYQIAKYHCALISLLSVFFFWYVGAEVTYGSYIFTYAKDYVAMKEHEAAGLNSLFWGTFAACRGLAICFAACCYPGSMILLSIIGTTTSSLFLALFYTHPISLWLGSAVYGASMATIFPSGISWIEQYTSIQGKSAALFVMGAALGEMFIPAVVGFLQGLFPTLPVLMYSALGAAVMTSVLFPVMYKLATSPRDTKLKDTGDGELQEALLSNCHLEEEDEEDCREWNEVDFEVIEMNDTQSNFVTETSKKILGASTSADF, encoded by the exons ATGGCGGGGGCTGCCGAAAGAAAGAAGCAGGTTCGCTTCGCCCGactggaagaggaggaaggaggaagaaacgACGAGGAGAAAGAGCTGGTGGTGATGGCGGCGCCGTCTAAACAGCCACTTCCGAACTCTGCGCGGCTTGTCTTTCAGCCAGTGGTAATGGTGGCTGATGGTAGCCGAGGCCGAAGAAGCCGGGCCGGTGGCGGCGCCGGCGTGGGACAGCGGGAGGCCGCTGCGGTGGCGGCTCCTCGGCGCGTTCTGAAATGGTGCATTTCGGCAGCTCTTTGCGCCGCTTTCCTGGGCCTG GGTATGGCCATTGCTGTCCTGGGGCCCACATTTCAAGACCTGGCTGCAAATGTGAACAGAAATGTCAGTCAAATTTCTTACATCTTTGTGGGTCGTTCATTGGGCTACTTTGGTGGTTCTCTGATTGGTGGAATACTTTTTGATTGCATGAATGCCCAACTTCTCTTGG GATTATCTATGCTGGGTACAGCTATGGGTCTGTATGTCATCCCATGGTGCAAGCAAGCACTCTTGTTAACATCCATGATGTCTGTCATTGGTTTTGCAATGGGTGTCCTTGATACAG GTGGCAATGTTCTTACCTTGGACACATGGGAAACAGAAGCTAGTCCACATATGCAGGCCTTACACTTCAGTTTTGCCCTGGGTGCTTTTGCAGCTCCCATCCTGGCCAAGATGGCATTAGGTTCCTCTACTATTGGTCTTCAGGTCCAGCTGGGTAGCAGTGGTGACAATCAGTCTACTGTGAATTATCTTCCTGCTGATACATCAGTGCTAAAGCTGCATTTAAACTTGAACTTTCTgttgtcttatgttcttataggtaGTTACCTTTTGCTTGTTGCATTGTTTTTCCTTCTTTTATATTCAAAGAGCAGTCCCGTTCGAGACAAGACAAAGCTTTCCACACAGAAATACCAGATTGCTAAATACCACTGTGCTCTCATAAGTCTCCTCTCTGTGTTCTTTTTCTGGTATGTAGGAGCAGAGGTCACCTATGGCTCTTATATTTTTACTTATGCAAAAGACTATGTTGCCATGAAGGAACATGAAGCAGCAGGGCTGAACTCTCTCTTTTGGGGAACATTTGCAGCTTGCAGGGGACTGGCAATctgttttgctgcctgctgttatCCTGGATCTATGATCCTTCTGAGTATAATCGGCACCACTACGTCATCACTGTTCCTGGCACTGTTCTATACACATCCAATCTCTCTGTGGCTTGGCTCTGCAGTGTATGGAGCGTCAATGGCTACTATCTTCCCCAGTGGCATTTCATGGATTGAGCAGTATACATCCATCCAAGGGAAATCTGCGGCCTTGTTTGTAATGGGGGCAGCTCTGGGGGAAATGTTTATTCCTGCCGTGGTTGGCTTCCTTCAAGGACTCTTTCCCACTCTCCCTGTGCTCATGTATTCTGCATTGGGAGCAGCAGTCATGACATCAGTGCTGTTCCCTGTGATGTATAAATTAGCTACATCACCCCGTGATACTAAGCTGAAGGACACTGGTGATGGTGAACTCCAGGAAGCTTTATTGTCTAACTGTCATCTagaagaggaggatgaggaggattGCAGAGAGTGGAATGAAGTAGACTTTGAAGTAATTGAGATGAATGACACTCAGAGCAACTTTGTCACAGAAACATCTAAGAAGATCTTAGGAGCATCTACATCTGCCGATTTCTAA
- the MFSD4B gene encoding sodium-dependent glucose transporter 1 isoform X2 translates to MKTSTALGMAIAVLGPTFQDLAANVNRNVSQISYIFVGRSLGYFGGSLIGGILFDCMNAQLLLGLSMLGTAMGLYVIPWCKQALLLTSMMSVIGFAMGVLDTGGNVLTLDTWETEASPHMQALHFSFALGAFAAPILAKMALGSSTIGLQVQLGSSGDNQSTVNYLPADTSVLKLHLNLNFLLSYVLIGSYLLLVALFFLLLYSKSSPVRDKTKLSTQKYQIAKYHCALISLLSVFFFWYVGAEVTYGSYIFTYAKDYVAMKEHEAAGLNSLFWGTFAACRGLAICFAACCYPGSMILLSIIGTTTSSLFLALFYTHPISLWLGSAVYGASMATIFPSGISWIEQYTSIQGKSAALFVMGAALGEMFIPAVVGFLQGLFPTLPVLMYSALGAAVMTSVLFPVMYKLATSPRDTKLKDTGDGELQEALLSNCHLEEEDEEDCREWNEVDFEVIEMNDTQSNFVTETSKKILGASTSADF, encoded by the exons ATGAAAACAAGTACTGCATTG GGTATGGCCATTGCTGTCCTGGGGCCCACATTTCAAGACCTGGCTGCAAATGTGAACAGAAATGTCAGTCAAATTTCTTACATCTTTGTGGGTCGTTCATTGGGCTACTTTGGTGGTTCTCTGATTGGTGGAATACTTTTTGATTGCATGAATGCCCAACTTCTCTTGG GATTATCTATGCTGGGTACAGCTATGGGTCTGTATGTCATCCCATGGTGCAAGCAAGCACTCTTGTTAACATCCATGATGTCTGTCATTGGTTTTGCAATGGGTGTCCTTGATACAG GTGGCAATGTTCTTACCTTGGACACATGGGAAACAGAAGCTAGTCCACATATGCAGGCCTTACACTTCAGTTTTGCCCTGGGTGCTTTTGCAGCTCCCATCCTGGCCAAGATGGCATTAGGTTCCTCTACTATTGGTCTTCAGGTCCAGCTGGGTAGCAGTGGTGACAATCAGTCTACTGTGAATTATCTTCCTGCTGATACATCAGTGCTAAAGCTGCATTTAAACTTGAACTTTCTgttgtcttatgttcttataggtaGTTACCTTTTGCTTGTTGCATTGTTTTTCCTTCTTTTATATTCAAAGAGCAGTCCCGTTCGAGACAAGACAAAGCTTTCCACACAGAAATACCAGATTGCTAAATACCACTGTGCTCTCATAAGTCTCCTCTCTGTGTTCTTTTTCTGGTATGTAGGAGCAGAGGTCACCTATGGCTCTTATATTTTTACTTATGCAAAAGACTATGTTGCCATGAAGGAACATGAAGCAGCAGGGCTGAACTCTCTCTTTTGGGGAACATTTGCAGCTTGCAGGGGACTGGCAATctgttttgctgcctgctgttatCCTGGATCTATGATCCTTCTGAGTATAATCGGCACCACTACGTCATCACTGTTCCTGGCACTGTTCTATACACATCCAATCTCTCTGTGGCTTGGCTCTGCAGTGTATGGAGCGTCAATGGCTACTATCTTCCCCAGTGGCATTTCATGGATTGAGCAGTATACATCCATCCAAGGGAAATCTGCGGCCTTGTTTGTAATGGGGGCAGCTCTGGGGGAAATGTTTATTCCTGCCGTGGTTGGCTTCCTTCAAGGACTCTTTCCCACTCTCCCTGTGCTCATGTATTCTGCATTGGGAGCAGCAGTCATGACATCAGTGCTGTTCCCTGTGATGTATAAATTAGCTACATCACCCCGTGATACTAAGCTGAAGGACACTGGTGATGGTGAACTCCAGGAAGCTTTATTGTCTAACTGTCATCTagaagaggaggatgaggaggattGCAGAGAGTGGAATGAAGTAGACTTTGAAGTAATTGAGATGAATGACACTCAGAGCAACTTTGTCACAGAAACATCTAAGAAGATCTTAGGAGCATCTACATCTGCCGATTTCTAA